A region from the Oceanidesulfovibrio marinus genome encodes:
- a CDS encoding type II toxin-antitoxin system RelE/ParE family toxin — MYTFYQTEAFAAWLRKIENARARAGVLARIRSAELGDLGDCDPVGEGVSEIRLHIDPGYRLYLWQHGPRVFWLLAGGDVRSRQHDIDRAKALRREIEELHHDSTQHI; from the coding sequence GTGTACACCTTCTACCAGACAGAAGCATTCGCTGCCTGGCTCAGGAAGATCGAGAATGCCAGAGCGCGAGCCGGGGTCCTCGCCCGGATCAGGTCGGCGGAGCTTGGCGACCTCGGCGACTGTGATCCTGTGGGCGAAGGTGTGTCGGAAATACGTCTGCATATCGATCCCGGATACCGCCTCTACTTGTGGCAGCACGGCCCGCGCGTCTTCTGGCTGCTTGCCGGCGGCGACGTGCGCTCGCGGCAGCATGACATCGACCGGGCCAAGGCCTTGCGGCGGGAAATCGAGGAGCTGCACCATGATTCCACTCAGCACATTTGA
- a CDS encoding rod shape-determining protein — translation MSRTVDFLLGLFSNDLAIDLGTANTCVYVKGQGIVLREPSVVAVKQDAGKGKKVLAVGNEAKRMLGRTPGNIVAIRPMKDGVIADFEITEAMLRHFISKVHNSRRLVRPRIIICVPTGITQVEKRAVKESAESAGAREVYLIEEPMAAAIGANLPIEDPTSNMVVDIGGGTTEVAVISLSGVVYSKSVRVGGDKMDEAIMTHVKRKYNMLIGESTAEAIKITIASAYPGAEETMEVKGRDLVSGIPQNITITSEEIRKSISEQVDGIVQAVRIALEQTPPELAADIVDRGIMLTGGGALLKGLDQLLREETSLPITVVENPLDTVVLGSGKALDNLDILKEVTID, via the coding sequence ATGTCAAGAACGGTCGATTTTCTCCTGGGCTTGTTCTCCAATGATCTGGCCATTGACCTGGGCACTGCGAACACGTGCGTCTACGTCAAAGGGCAGGGCATCGTGCTCAGGGAACCCTCCGTGGTTGCGGTCAAGCAGGATGCCGGCAAGGGCAAAAAGGTCCTGGCTGTGGGCAACGAAGCGAAGCGCATGCTGGGCCGCACCCCGGGCAACATCGTGGCTATCCGTCCCATGAAGGACGGCGTCATCGCCGACTTCGAAATCACGGAAGCCATGCTCCGCCATTTTATCTCCAAGGTGCACAACTCAAGACGGCTGGTGCGCCCGCGCATCATCATCTGTGTGCCCACCGGCATCACGCAAGTGGAGAAGCGTGCGGTGAAGGAGTCGGCGGAATCGGCCGGCGCTCGTGAAGTCTATCTTATCGAGGAGCCCATGGCTGCGGCCATCGGCGCCAACCTGCCCATCGAGGACCCCACCTCCAACATGGTAGTGGACATCGGCGGCGGCACCACCGAGGTCGCGGTCATCTCCCTGTCGGGCGTTGTGTACTCCAAATCCGTTCGCGTGGGCGGGGACAAGATGGACGAAGCCATCATGACCCACGTGAAGCGCAAGTATAACATGCTCATCGGCGAGAGCACCGCCGAGGCCATCAAGATCACCATCGCCTCGGCCTATCCCGGCGCCGAAGAGACTATGGAAGTCAAGGGCCGGGACCTCGTCTCGGGTATTCCGCAAAACATTACAATCACCTCCGAGGAAATCCGAAAGTCCATCTCCGAACAGGTGGACGGCATTGTCCAGGCAGTGCGCATTGCCCTGGAGCAGACCCCGCCGGAGCTCGCGGCCGACATCGTGGACCGCGGCATCATGCTCACCGGCGGCGGCGCGCTGCTCAAGGGGCTCGACCAACTGCTGCGCGAGGAAACCTCGCTGCCCATCACCGTGGTCGAGAATCCGCTGGACACCGTCGTGCTCGGTTCCGGCAAGGCGCTGGACAATCTGGATATTCTCAAGGAGGTAACCATCGATTAA
- a CDS encoding TIGR01212 family radical SAM protein (This family includes YhcC from E. coli K-12, an uncharacterized radical SAM protein.): MQPDARYTKLSAYFRSRFGTRAQKIPLDIGAGCPNRDGVVSTQGCIFCNLRGSGTGSWKQGLGLERQWAMWKTRFDKRYADASYIAYLQSFSNTYMPVPVLRERLDEICTLPGIAGLAVGTRPDCLDDERLGLVAACRERLGDEIWLDLGLQSSNDATLVRINRGHDFTAWADTCVRAHDAGIKVCVHVVAGLPGEDASDVLRTVRDACALPVAGIKFHNLLVVRGSGMVPLWRRGAYEPLAREEYVDMLCQALPLVPAEVVIHRLHADPAPGELLAPAWAGEKHAVRNAIEKALEERDVRQGSNTVRR; the protein is encoded by the coding sequence ATGCAGCCTGATGCTCGCTATACGAAACTTTCCGCGTACTTCCGCTCCCGCTTCGGGACGCGGGCGCAGAAAATCCCCCTTGATATCGGGGCCGGCTGCCCCAATCGTGACGGCGTTGTATCAACCCAAGGATGTATTTTTTGTAACCTTCGCGGGTCGGGCACCGGCTCCTGGAAGCAGGGCCTCGGGTTGGAGCGCCAATGGGCCATGTGGAAAACGCGCTTTGACAAGCGCTATGCTGATGCTAGCTACATAGCCTATCTGCAATCTTTTTCCAATACGTACATGCCGGTTCCCGTTCTTCGCGAACGGCTGGACGAAATCTGCACCCTGCCCGGCATTGCCGGCCTCGCCGTGGGCACCCGTCCGGACTGCCTGGATGATGAACGCCTGGGCCTCGTCGCGGCCTGCCGTGAACGCCTGGGAGACGAGATATGGCTCGATCTCGGGCTCCAGTCTTCCAATGACGCCACCCTGGTCCGCATCAACCGCGGCCACGACTTCACTGCCTGGGCCGACACCTGCGTCCGGGCGCACGACGCCGGCATCAAAGTCTGCGTCCACGTGGTGGCCGGCCTGCCCGGAGAGGACGCCTCGGATGTGCTGCGCACCGTGCGCGACGCCTGCGCCCTACCCGTTGCCGGCATCAAGTTCCACAACCTCCTCGTGGTTCGCGGCTCGGGCATGGTCCCCCTCTGGCGACGCGGCGCATACGAGCCGCTGGCGCGCGAAGAGTATGTGGACATGCTCTGCCAGGCTCTGCCCCTCGTGCCCGCAGAGGTCGTCATCCACCGCCTCCATGCCGATCCGGCCCCAGGCGAGCTGCTCGCGCCAGCCTGGGCTGGAGAGAAACACGCCGTACGCAACGCCATTGAAAAGGCGCTGGAAGAGCGGGACGTCCGGCAGGGATCAAACACTGTCCGCCGGTAG
- the mreC gene encoding rod shape-determining protein MreC, with product MPRRLAVALFVVLFLYLTLYTWNLRTGYLDKLSTTTGLTFVGLILKPADWVRDSVSDLWHRYVYLVDVQKENTQLRGQVRGLNLELARHREGAAELRRLRKLLQFDPPPAWRVEGARVLSRRVGPYAVLETLVVDKGSHSKLVEDMPAVTDTGVVGRVFRVAPLTSQVLLVTDPNSRIAVLGQQSRTSGIVIGQGANKPLAVAYVPLNAPLYEGEILVTSGFAGVFPKGLPVARVQSIRRSDISLFQKVVAEPLVAPRALEEILLLEVVDESEAPEAPTGNASRDVMLDVDALVDQLLSKDSPPEISPELQKAPGEPAPLGGNSTGGSGATGTGSTDRAVQ from the coding sequence GTGCCCCGACGACTCGCTGTTGCACTCTTCGTCGTCCTGTTCCTGTACCTGACCCTGTACACGTGGAATCTGCGCACGGGATACCTGGACAAACTCTCCACCACGACGGGCCTGACTTTCGTCGGGCTTATTCTCAAGCCTGCCGATTGGGTCAGGGACTCGGTCTCGGACCTGTGGCATCGCTATGTGTACCTCGTGGACGTGCAGAAGGAGAACACGCAGCTCCGCGGGCAGGTCCGCGGGCTAAACCTGGAGCTCGCCCGCCATCGTGAGGGAGCGGCCGAGCTGCGGCGTCTGCGCAAGCTGTTGCAGTTCGATCCCCCGCCGGCCTGGCGGGTGGAAGGCGCGCGTGTGCTCAGCCGTCGCGTCGGTCCCTATGCAGTCCTCGAAACCCTGGTGGTGGACAAGGGCTCCCACTCCAAGCTGGTGGAGGACATGCCAGCCGTGACCGACACGGGCGTGGTGGGCCGGGTTTTCCGGGTCGCGCCGCTCACCAGCCAGGTTCTCCTGGTCACCGATCCCAACAGCCGCATTGCCGTGCTGGGCCAGCAGAGCCGCACCTCGGGCATCGTCATCGGCCAGGGCGCCAACAAGCCCCTCGCCGTGGCCTATGTGCCGCTCAACGCGCCGCTCTACGAAGGTGAAATCCTGGTGACGTCCGGCTTTGCCGGCGTGTTCCCCAAAGGGCTCCCCGTGGCTCGGGTGCAGTCCATCCGCCGTTCCGACATATCCCTGTTCCAGAAGGTGGTGGCAGAGCCGTTGGTGGCCCCGCGCGCCCTGGAGGAGATTCTGCTCCTGGAGGTGGTGGACGAGTCCGAGGCTCCGGAAGCGCCTACCGGCAACGCCTCGCGCGATGTCATGCTCGACGTGGACGCCCTGGTGGACCAGCTTTTGAGCAAGGACTCCCCGCCTGAGATTTCGCCCGAGCTGCAGAAGGCGCCCGGCGAACCCGCGCCCCTGGGCGGCAACAGCACCGGCGGCAGCGGCGCAACAGGGACTGGGTCCACGGACAGAGCAGTTCAGTAG